The genomic interval ACTCCTAGCTTGCTGCTTTAGCGGCAGGCAATGCTTGGGTGGGCGCATAGGATGCGCCGCGACTAGACCCCCAACCGCGCCAACGCTAAGCCCACCGTGAGGGCGGTGGGCGCGGAGGGAAAGCCCCCGGCAAGCCACCGCTGGCGCACCTCCTCAAGGGTGAGCAGGTGGAGGGAAAGCTCCCCCAAATCGCCCGGATTAGGGGCGGTGATCAGCCGCGCCCCCCGCGCCGCGAAACAATGCGCTGTCCCGCAGTCTTTGGTGGAATCCATCATATACTGCCCCAGAGGAAACCATTCCGCCGCCTCAGCACCCGTCTCCTCCAAAAGTTCGCGTTGGGCGGTGTGAAGCGGGTCGGAGTTCTCTCCCGCGCCAAACTCGATGAAACCGGCGGGGAGTTCCAGAGGGAAATCGTTCAGGGCGCGACGATATTGGCGGACGAACGGCACGCGCCCATCCTCTAGCAAGGCAAAGGTGATCACAAAGGGGGTAATCACACAGCGAGCGAAACCCTCGATGACCGTCCCATCGGGGAGCGCCACATCCTCATCATAGAGACGGGCAAAGGGCGAGCGATCCAAGACAAGACGGCTGGCGACAGTTTCCCATCGCCCCGCCTGTGGTTGAAATTTGATAGGCATACAGGCTTACCCTCGCGGGCGACGGGTGGGAAAGCCGGGGGTCTGGCTGCCGCCGCGTCCGGTTGCCCCGCGCCGCGTTAGGTTTCCGTTGTTCAGTTCGCGCTTTGCCCGCTGCACATCGGACTCATGTTTGAGCAAGACGGTAAGTGTCGTCTCTAGGGTGCGTTCGTCAAGGTTATCGGCGTTGAGCATGACGAGCGCCTTCGCCCAATCCAGCGTCTCGGCAACACTGGGGTGCTTTTTCAAATCCATCGCCCGCAAGTTTTGGACGACATCGACTACTTGGGTGGCAATCCGTCCGTTCAGGTCGGGGATGCGCATCCGCACGATGTTCAGTTCTTCCTCGTGGGAAGGGTAGTTGATCGAAAGGTACAAACAACGCCGCTTAAGCGCTTCGGAGAGTTCGCGTGTGTTGTTGCTGGTGAGGATCACCATCGGCTGGTGTTTTGCCTTCAGCGTCCCTAGCTCTGGGACACTCACCTGAAAATCGCTGAGGACTTCCAACAGAAACGCCTCAAACTCGGTATCGGAGCGGTCTATTTCATCAATGAGCAAGAGCGCTGGCTCTGGCGAGATGATCGCCTGCAAGAGCGGACGTGCCAGCAAAAAACGCTCCGAGAAAAAGACATCTTCTTCCAGCGCCAAACGGTTCGCCGCCTCGCCTAAACTGCCGACATCCTTCAAAATATCTTGCAGCTTATCACGCAGAAGCTGTGTATAGAGCATCTGCTTGGCATATTCCCACTCGTAAAGCGCCTTGCTCTCGTCCAGACCTTCGTAACACTGAAGGCGGATCAACTGGCGTCCGGTGGCGCTTGCCCACACTTTGCCCAATTCGGTCTTGCCGACTCCGGCGGGTCCTTCGGAAAGGACGGGTTTTCCCAACTTTTCGGCAAGGAACAAGACGGTGGCGATCTCATCCGAGGCAATGTACTTTTGCTCGGCAAGAGCGCTGATCACAGATTTTGTATCGTTGAACATCACGACTCCTGATAGTGATTTCCTTGAGGTGGCGGTGGTGCGCAGTCTGAGGTGGGCGATCCGGCGGCGGGGAGATGGGCGCGGCGGATGGGGTGCGCGTGGGGGGTATTGTAGATTGTCGATCATTGTACACAGGAAAAAATTGTACACAAAAGGGGGGCATTCTGCCAATGGGGATGAGAGCAGCACAATGGGGTACAATCCCTCGGCATGTCCGCCCGACGCCTTGCCCTTGACGCCCGTCTGAATGCCTACCGTGAGGGGGGGATTGCCGAATATACCCGCCGTTTGGCGGAACATCTCCCCCCGCTCATGGGCGAGGATCGCCTGATGGTCATTGATCATCGCAAGGCACAAACACCCCTTGCGCCCGCAGGGATGCGGGCATTCACCCCACCGCACCATCGGCTGGAGCGGTGGGCGTTCGGGGCGGAGATCGCCCCCTTGCGGCTCGATCTTTTGCACAGCCCGGATTTTATTCCCCCGCGCTTTGGCGCACGGCGCTACGTGATCACCGTTCACGATCTGAATTTCCTCCATTACCCCCAATTCCAAACGGCAGACAGCCTTCGCTACTATGCGGGGAACATTGCCCACGCGGCGCGGCAGGCGGCGCACATCCTTGCCGATTCAGAGGCGACGAAGGGCGATTTGGTGAACATGATCGGGGTCCCGCCAGAAAAAATTACCGTCCACAAGCTTGGTGTTGATGAGTCCTACCGTCCACTACCCCCCGCTGAGGTGGACGCTGTTCGCCGCCGCTTGAACCTCCCCTCGGCGTACATCCTTTTTGTGGGGACGTTTGAGCCACGTAAAAACCTCGCTGGCTTGCTGAGCGCCTACAAGCACCTTCTGGACAGGCTGCCAGATGTCCCCCCGCTGGTCATTGCTGGACGGCGGGGCTGGCTTTACGAGACGATTTTTCAGCAGGCGGCGGCGCTTGGGGTGGGGGAATTGATCCTGTGGCGGGAGGATGTCCCCTTTGCCG from Anaerolineales bacterium carries:
- a CDS encoding NUDIX hydrolase; its protein translation is MPIKFQPQAGRWETVASRLVLDRSPFARLYDEDVALPDGTVIEGFARCVITPFVITFALLEDGRVPFVRQYRRALNDFPLELPAGFIEFGAGENSDPLHTAQRELLEETGAEAAEWFPLGQYMMDSTKDCGTAHCFAARGARLITAPNPGDLGELSLHLLTLEEVRQRWLAGGFPSAPTALTVGLALARLGV
- a CDS encoding MoxR family ATPase, which codes for MFNDTKSVISALAEQKYIASDEIATVLFLAEKLGKPVLSEGPAGVGKTELGKVWASATGRQLIRLQCYEGLDESKALYEWEYAKQMLYTQLLRDKLQDILKDVGSLGEAANRLALEEDVFFSERFLLARPLLQAIISPEPALLLIDEIDRSDTEFEAFLLEVLSDFQVSVPELGTLKAKHQPMVILTSNNTRELSEALKRRCLYLSINYPSHEEELNIVRMRIPDLNGRIATQVVDVVQNLRAMDLKKHPSVAETLDWAKALVMLNADNLDERTLETTLTVLLKHESDVQRAKRELNNGNLTRRGATGRGGSQTPGFPTRRPRG
- a CDS encoding glycosyltransferase family 4 protein, whose translation is MSARRLALDARLNAYREGGIAEYTRRLAEHLPPLMGEDRLMVIDHRKAQTPLAPAGMRAFTPPHHRLERWAFGAEIAPLRLDLLHSPDFIPPRFGARRYVITVHDLNFLHYPQFQTADSLRYYAGNIAHAARQAAHILADSEATKGDLVNMIGVPPEKITVHKLGVDESYRPLPPAEVDAVRRRLNLPSAYILFVGTFEPRKNLAGLLSAYKHLLDRLPDVPPLVIAGRRGWLYETIFQQAAALGVGELILWREDVPFAAMPALYNGASVVALVSHYEGFGFPILEGMACGVPFVASDRGSLPEVAGEVGLAVNPDAPEEIAAALARALTDSAWRAAARAAGLARAKEFTWAETARVVRAVYQRVLSR